DNA from Bacteroidales bacterium:
TCGTGAACAGTCTGACGCCATCTCGCATCTCTATCCGGTATTCGGCTTTCTCATAGTTTTGTTCCACAAAAGTATCCTGTCCTGAAAGAGGAAGGAGGATCAAACTAACGAGCGTCCAAAGGGAGATGTTCCTGTTCCTGGTCATGATTCCTGTTTCTTTGTTTGGTATCCTAAGATAAAGATTTACTCCATATTATTTCTTCCCTGAGGTTCTTCAAAAAGCAACCTGTATAATAAATCTCCGGAATCATCATTTGAAAAGAAGAACATTAAGAATAGGTTTGTAGGCCAGCCAGGTGAGCTACATAGTATTAGCGCCGAAATTATGAAATCTGTGCGCTTATTCCTGTCCCAGTATCCAGGCTTTCTCCATAGCAGGGTCTATGCGTATTTGTTCAAGCATATTTCTGGCATCCTGCATGGATGTTGAGGAGAACATTACGACTCTGGCTAATGTCTTATCGGACTGTATTATTTCGGGATCGAAGCCTTGCACCCTTAATTTATTCAGCATGCGTTCGGCATTTTCCTGGGATCGAAAACTACCGGCAATAATATAGTAGTTTTTTGTGTGGTCAGGAGTAAAGACAGGAGTCACCCTTGCTTCTGATGCAGGTTCCTCCGGTACATTAACGGCTTGTAAGCTGCTTGTGTTTTCCTTTTTTTCTTCAGGTATAAGAACTACCTCCTTACCGGCTGAAGTTGATAAATCTCTTCTCAGTAATGGACCCGGTTTCCCTAAAAAGAGCACCCAAATAAGTGCAAATGAGAATAGCATAGCTCCAGCAATACTATATGCCAATCGCCGTGTATGAAGCGTTTCCAGTGACAAATCGCTGAATCTCTTCCTGGTTGGTTCCATGCCAAATCCTTCCCTTTTCTGTTTACCCCAGGCAGACTTATTCAGGAGTTTATCAATATTCCCTTTAATGTTCATAACTAATACAGCAGGATGGTAAAATATGGGTTCAAGAAACACAGTCAGCACTAGTTTCAAAACATCCCTTCTCTTTTCGTATTTATGGAAAGTGATCTCTTCAAAAAGAACGGAATAAATGGAGAGGGAGACAGCGAAAAAATATACAAATCCCAGCAATAACAGGAAAAACATTACATTCAGCTTACCAAGGATAAGCAGGGTGGTAAAAATCAAGATACCGATGAATTCAATGATAGGTGCCAGCCATTCAAACAGGAGCCAGTAAGGATATCCAAGCATCCCCAGTTTCCCGTATTTTTTGTTCAGGAAGAGCTTCCTGTGTGTAAAAAGTGTCTCGATGGTGCCCCGAGTCCATCGGCTTCTTTG
Protein-coding regions in this window:
- a CDS encoding glycosyltransferase, with amino-acid sequence MNCLKKSFGIFSCALIIKVFKNFTKIAPPCFIALRKYLRKNSYVDYNSIITSPLVPTVSVIAPAFNESTSIVDNIRTLLSLYYNKYEIIVINDGSNDNTLDKIIEAYELEKVNFYFDYRLSCQRVRGVYKSRNKSFNRLTIVDKVNGGKSDALNAGLNVSKNDLIVCVDADSIMEQDTLIKLVKPFLEDKDKVMIGAGGVIRIANNCEISGGKITKIKVPRRWLPRAQVLEYTRSFLLGRIAWSELDGLLVISGALGMFKREVVINAGGFSTKTVGEDMELVVRIRRYMAEQGIPYKVEYIPDPLCWTEVPSTLKSLARQRSRWTRGTIETLFTHRKLFLNKKYGKLGMLGYPYWLLFEWLAPIIEFIGILIFTTLLILGKLNVMFFLLLLGFVYFFAVSLSIYSVLFEEITFHKYEKRRDVLKLVLTVFLEPIFYHPAVLVMNIKGNIDKLLNKSAWGKQKREGFGMEPTRKRFSDLSLETLHTRRLAYSIAGAMLFSFALIWVLFLGKPGPLLRRDLSTSAGKEVVLIPEEKKENTSSLQAVNVPEEPASEARVTPVFTPDHTKNYYIIAGSFRSQENAERMLNKLRVQGFDPEIIQSDKTLARVVMFSSTSMQDARNMLEQIRIDPAMEKAWILGQE